From the Bdellovibrio reynosensis genome, one window contains:
- a CDS encoding MBL fold metallo-hydrolase: MAIQAGESWSYDKYKFYGLSLSGIRTGITMPDLSLAFDVAQGYPYLLHLKKYFITHGHLDHAAGIPYIISQKAMNSQEGPKFYMPGSLVEPMDKIMKLWEQIEGHTYTYEFIPVAADYVIELNPQTYVKVFPTTHRIESYGYTVFEVHKKLKKEYLGLERDEIINLRRQGIDINDIIHTPVVSFTGDTQIEFLDSRDWVRKSKILIMESTYLDDRKTIEQARQWGHIHIDEVIPRLHEIESEKIVFIHASSRYSDGEARRLLFEKIPPEYHDRIEMYPGR; encoded by the coding sequence ATGGCAATCCAGGCTGGAGAAAGTTGGAGTTACGACAAGTATAAATTCTACGGCTTATCGCTGTCGGGAATTCGTACTGGAATAACCATGCCCGACCTTTCTTTGGCCTTTGATGTGGCCCAAGGTTATCCATATCTTCTTCATTTAAAAAAATATTTTATCACCCATGGTCACTTAGACCATGCGGCAGGCATTCCGTATATCATCTCGCAAAAAGCGATGAACTCCCAAGAAGGTCCTAAGTTTTATATGCCAGGTTCCTTGGTTGAACCGATGGATAAAATTATGAAACTTTGGGAGCAGATTGAAGGTCATACCTATACCTATGAATTCATTCCTGTGGCTGCGGATTACGTGATTGAATTGAATCCGCAAACCTATGTGAAGGTGTTTCCGACCACTCACCGAATTGAATCTTATGGTTATACGGTGTTTGAGGTTCATAAAAAGTTAAAAAAAGAATACCTGGGATTAGAACGCGATGAAATCATCAACTTGCGACGCCAAGGAATTGATATTAACGATATCATTCATACTCCGGTCGTTAGTTTCACCGGTGACACACAAATTGAGTTTTTAGATTCTAGAGATTGGGTTCGAAAATCAAAAATCTTGATTATGGAATCAACTTATCTTGATGATCGCAAAACCATCGAACAAGCCCGTCAATGGGGCCATATCCATATTGATGAAGTGATTCCAAGATTGCACGAAATTGAGAGTGAAAAGATTGTCTTTATTCACGCAAGCAGCCGCTATTCTGATGGCGAAGCCCGCCGACTGCTCTTTGAGAAAATTCCGCCCGAATACCACGATCGTATCGAGATGTATCCGGGCCGTTAG
- a CDS encoding enoyl ACP reductase FabMG family protein has protein sequence MTQLFPLREKPALSPYKKGDVLVLFGELFSRGYANGLVEEAERRGMTIVRATVGRREKDGTLRPLTAEESANIPQPFINVPLEAGFDMDKDSKGVSPDEVLKEVKMSEWDKAKLDWTSIEESRKAGIARFKMNTEQFVKELEKVIPAGANVQFAHLMAGGVPRAKVLMPLLNRTFKGAGDRHIPSQALMDSDIGQLCLKNFIEVTAETFRHLIEISAPLRKKIEAGGNHVSYSAYGYHGTEILINGQYKWQTYTPYFQGWAKMALEKISEDFFAQGINCCVYNCPEILTNSSGVFQGVEVSLYPLLLAMQKDTGDKNHADQVFAECKKLLKDEVSFDQILKFTDDYMTSPLVKDFCKFEQWPQHSRLDQMENMLNASEHLYSLHKDDKHLITFPLSEVVFKSCGYVMLHDSWKPKAPVAWIGHDLVARCM, from the coding sequence ATGACGCAACTCTTCCCTCTTCGTGAAAAACCTGCTTTGAGTCCCTACAAAAAAGGCGACGTTCTTGTGTTATTCGGCGAACTTTTTTCTCGTGGATACGCAAACGGCTTAGTTGAAGAAGCTGAGCGCCGTGGCATGACCATCGTGCGCGCAACCGTGGGCCGCCGTGAAAAAGACGGCACTCTTCGCCCTTTGACTGCGGAAGAATCTGCAAACATTCCTCAACCATTTATCAATGTGCCGCTTGAAGCGGGCTTTGATATGGATAAAGATTCTAAAGGTGTTTCGCCTGACGAAGTTTTAAAAGAAGTTAAAATGAGCGAATGGGATAAGGCCAAACTTGATTGGACTTCGATTGAAGAATCCCGCAAAGCTGGAATCGCCCGCTTTAAAATGAACACTGAACAATTCGTAAAAGAATTGGAAAAAGTGATTCCTGCTGGTGCTAACGTTCAGTTTGCGCACTTGATGGCTGGTGGTGTTCCCCGCGCGAAAGTTTTAATGCCACTTTTAAATAGAACTTTCAAAGGTGCTGGCGACAGACACATTCCTTCCCAAGCGTTGATGGATTCAGACATTGGCCAATTATGTTTGAAAAACTTTATTGAAGTGACTGCTGAAACCTTCCGCCACTTGATTGAAATTTCTGCTCCGCTTCGTAAAAAGATTGAAGCTGGTGGCAACCATGTCTCTTACTCTGCTTACGGATACCATGGCACTGAAATACTTATTAATGGCCAATACAAATGGCAAACCTACACGCCTTATTTCCAGGGCTGGGCGAAAATGGCTTTAGAGAAAATCTCTGAAGATTTCTTTGCTCAAGGTATCAACTGCTGCGTTTACAACTGCCCAGAGATTCTTACGAACTCATCTGGTGTGTTCCAAGGTGTGGAAGTTTCTTTGTATCCTTTATTACTTGCGATGCAAAAAGACACTGGCGACAAAAACCACGCGGACCAGGTTTTTGCTGAATGCAAAAAACTGTTAAAAGACGAAGTTTCTTTCGATCAGATTTTGAAATTCACTGATGACTATATGACAAGCCCTTTGGTGAAAGACTTCTGCAAGTTTGAACAGTGGCCTCAGCATTCGCGTTTAGACCAGATGGAAAACATGTTGAATGCTTCTGAGCATCTTTATAGCCTGCATAAGGACGATAAACATTTGATCACGTTCCCATTAAGTGAAGTGGTCTTTAAATCCTGCGGCTATGTGATGTTGCATGACTCTTGGAAACCCAAAGCTCCGGTGGCATGGATCGGTCACGATCTAGTTGCACGTTGCATGTAA
- a CDS encoding helical backbone metal receptor encodes MRVVSMVPSWTETLLRAGVEVVGRTRFCIHPPKMITNIPIVGGTKDVSWELVADLKPDLVLLDEEENPLDMAENCPVPYLATHVSSLETLQKELVRLGEHFESPLLMEWAVDALDVLEAPTAAWDFQKIPGFMEWVKTPSQKEYENVVYLIWKKPWMTVSQQTYIGSVLQKLGAKMVEFPIDEKYPVIDIEDYEKSFLLFSSEPYPFQKKINDLKALNVEGAIVNGESYSWFGIRSLEFMRDTLFPKS; translated from the coding sequence ATGCGTGTTGTGAGTATGGTGCCATCATGGACTGAAACCCTATTAAGGGCGGGAGTCGAAGTTGTTGGACGCACGCGTTTTTGCATTCATCCTCCTAAAATGATCACTAATATTCCTATTGTGGGTGGCACAAAGGATGTGTCGTGGGAATTAGTAGCCGATCTTAAGCCTGATTTAGTGTTGTTGGATGAAGAGGAAAATCCATTAGATATGGCAGAAAACTGCCCTGTTCCTTACTTAGCCACCCACGTGTCGTCATTAGAAACATTGCAAAAAGAATTAGTGCGTTTAGGCGAGCATTTCGAAAGTCCCCTGTTGATGGAGTGGGCCGTGGATGCTTTAGATGTTTTAGAAGCTCCGACGGCGGCTTGGGACTTTCAGAAAATTCCAGGGTTCATGGAATGGGTGAAAACTCCTTCGCAAAAAGAATATGAAAATGTCGTGTATTTAATCTGGAAAAAGCCTTGGATGACGGTGAGTCAGCAAACTTACATTGGCTCTGTATTACAGAAGTTGGGGGCTAAGATGGTTGAATTTCCCATCGATGAAAAATACCCCGTGATTGATATTGAAGATTATGAAAAATCGTTTCTGTTATTTTCTTCAGAGCCCTATCCATTTCAAAAAAAGATAAATGACCTGAAAGCACTGAATGTGGAAGGAGCTATTGTAAATGGCGAATCCTATTCTTGGTTTGGGATTCGCAGTTTGGAATTTATGCGGGATACATTGTTCCCTAAATCTTAA
- a CDS encoding 3-deoxy-D-manno-octulosonic acid transferase: MSSFVFFLYKYLLVPFTFILGQALRPILNNKLKELTVDKNHGFYKLKKANSEKEINSVRPIWIHAASGEIEYARPLIRELKKQYPDIPILVSYSSPSAKKILNNIQEIDVWAAQPWEFSFSIKAFIKKWNPRMLLFARTDVWPVLASEAKKNDLPCILFSATFADNSSRLGGLTRYLTTYALNQLSQIHCVSQEDVLNLQKLNLKVPVIASGDTRFDQVFHRLENPRVLKSELMPGPEDFVFIAGSTWPEDEAVLIPGLAKLKNVHIQIILAPHETTPKHLESLEQQLKDAGLRFVRYSQAQIWPAGSVLIIDQVGILAELYTWADIAFIGGSFKKQVHSVMEALAAGLPVMVGPHHQNNREALYYQKKNYSSGMIVQVIHNPEDLVVLLERIKKKQDNIAHIKEEIRAEIGKNRNSTQRVLSGINLGARI; encoded by the coding sequence ATGAGCAGCTTTGTTTTCTTTCTTTATAAGTATCTTTTAGTTCCTTTCACTTTTATTTTGGGTCAGGCGTTACGCCCGATCTTGAACAATAAACTAAAGGAACTGACCGTTGATAAAAACCATGGCTTTTACAAACTTAAAAAAGCTAACAGTGAAAAGGAAATCAATTCCGTTCGTCCCATTTGGATCCATGCTGCCAGTGGGGAAATCGAATATGCTCGCCCTTTAATTCGTGAATTAAAAAAGCAATATCCCGACATTCCGATTCTTGTGAGCTATTCATCCCCGTCAGCTAAAAAGATTTTGAACAACATTCAAGAAATCGACGTCTGGGCAGCCCAACCTTGGGAATTTTCGTTTTCAATAAAAGCCTTCATAAAAAAATGGAATCCGCGCATGCTGCTATTTGCGCGCACGGATGTGTGGCCTGTTTTAGCAAGTGAAGCGAAGAAAAATGATCTTCCCTGCATCTTGTTTTCAGCGACATTTGCAGATAACTCAAGCCGCTTGGGTGGACTGACTCGTTACCTTACTACTTATGCGCTAAATCAGCTTTCACAAATTCACTGCGTATCCCAAGAAGACGTTCTGAACTTGCAGAAGTTAAACTTGAAAGTCCCCGTCATCGCCAGTGGCGACACGCGATTTGATCAAGTGTTTCACCGCCTGGAAAACCCCCGCGTACTGAAAAGCGAGTTAATGCCTGGGCCTGAGGATTTTGTTTTTATTGCGGGTTCAACTTGGCCCGAAGACGAAGCCGTACTGATTCCTGGTTTAGCAAAACTTAAAAACGTCCATATTCAAATTATTTTAGCGCCCCATGAAACAACGCCAAAGCATCTTGAAAGCTTAGAACAACAGCTTAAAGACGCAGGCTTGCGTTTTGTTCGCTATTCGCAAGCTCAGATCTGGCCTGCGGGATCAGTCTTGATAATCGATCAAGTGGGCATTTTAGCAGAGCTTTACACCTGGGCGGATATTGCCTTTATTGGCGGCTCGTTTAAAAAACAAGTGCACAGCGTGATGGAAGCCTTGGCTGCGGGTTTACCAGTGATGGTCGGACCTCACCACCAGAACAACCGCGAAGCTTTGTATTATCAAAAGAAAAACTATTCTTCAGGAATGATCGTTCAAGTTATTCATAACCCCGAAGACCTGGTCGTGCTTTTAGAACGTATTAAGAAAAAGCAGGACAACATCGCCCACATCAAAGAAGAAATTCGCGCTGAAATCGGCAAGAATCGCAATTCCACTCAGCGGGTTTTATCGGGAATAAATTTGGGTGCACGAATCTAG
- a CDS encoding glycosyltransferase family 9 protein, translating to MTQNETKNAKFLIIRFSSFGDVVQTLSVPAALKQTYPKAEIHWVTRKDMAPLLQNHPAIDKIWEFDRKNGVRGLIQLCFEMRKENFTHIYDAHNNSRSRIIGMILRPMGVIGVGPQFIRRSIRRWKRFLLFRFRINKFEMPFNGQRDLLEPLEQWGVPRLAPPSPQIFPSEESHKKALDVLGSYAGAIALAPSAAFFLKRWPKEYWKELIMLFPNQKFVLLGGPEDSFIEDIRDVAPDRVLNLAGKCSLQVSSSVVAHSAALVSNDTGLLHVAEQLGQKTIALMGPAPFGFPSRPTTKVMEIMLPCRPCSKHGQGPCVNKTKFHQCLVDITPLHVAAELRMLLGRR from the coding sequence ATGACTCAAAATGAGACTAAAAATGCTAAATTTTTAATCATTCGCTTTTCCAGTTTTGGAGATGTGGTGCAGACTTTGAGCGTTCCTGCAGCGCTTAAGCAAACCTATCCCAAGGCGGAAATTCATTGGGTCACGCGCAAAGACATGGCACCCTTGCTGCAAAATCATCCTGCCATTGATAAGATCTGGGAGTTTGATAGAAAAAACGGTGTGCGCGGTCTGATTCAACTTTGCTTTGAAATGCGCAAAGAAAACTTCACCCACATTTATGATGCCCATAACAACAGCCGATCGCGCATTATTGGTATGATCTTGCGCCCAATGGGTGTTATTGGTGTCGGTCCTCAATTTATTCGCCGTTCGATTCGCCGTTGGAAAAGATTTTTGCTTTTTAGATTTCGCATTAATAAATTCGAGATGCCTTTTAATGGCCAGCGCGATCTTTTAGAGCCGTTAGAACAATGGGGCGTACCAAGATTGGCTCCGCCTTCCCCACAAATTTTTCCTAGCGAAGAAAGTCACAAAAAAGCGTTGGACGTTCTTGGCTCTTATGCCGGCGCTATTGCGTTAGCCCCTTCCGCTGCCTTCTTTTTAAAACGTTGGCCTAAAGAATATTGGAAAGAGCTTATAATGCTTTTCCCAAATCAAAAGTTCGTGCTGTTAGGTGGACCGGAAGATTCCTTCATTGAAGACATCCGCGACGTCGCCCCTGATCGAGTTTTAAACTTGGCTGGGAAGTGTTCATTGCAAGTCAGTTCCAGCGTCGTTGCACATTCGGCGGCGTTAGTAAGTAATGATACTGGGTTGTTACACGTGGCTGAACAACTGGGGCAAAAAACCATCGCGTTGATGGGACCGGCTCCCTTTGGTTTTCCTTCGCGCCCGACTACTAAGGTGATGGAAATAATGCTTCCGTGCCGTCCTTGCAGCAAACATGGTCAGGGCCCTTGTGTGAATAAAACCAAATTTCATCAGTGCCTGGTGGATATCACTCCCCTTCATGTGGCCGCTGAACTTAGAATGTTATTAGGTCGTCGATGA
- a CDS encoding RNA methyltransferase: protein MSRFFVSTPLGFEERTLADLKAIWPHLLGKDAKPHGLPCTEVQVLEGGLEFEADLFIGLQLNFFLKTANRVLLRMASFKARDLPKFYQKFKSLPWLEYLASANVEWEVAAKTSRLNNEKRLQESAEQALTEIFANIKPSAQPCGSIFIRMEDDVCTISLDTTGEHLHKRGWTVLKGEAPLRETIASFLIKELVDGDTDLSEVTLFDPMMGAGTFLTEARSLAAGQFVRPFAFQKWKKAPKLFLSNSFAFNYSLPPAKTFKKFIGKDINSEMLEVVEKNFQEVERQISLVQKKAFSKADLDVSQGDSLMGPSLAAENLWMIVNPPYGERLPTASGEGLKGLAHELCSRYTPRRIGLLYPDKEKVQPVPQGYRRLKEIKINNGGIRCLYTVLTRL, encoded by the coding sequence ATGAGTCGCTTTTTTGTTTCAACGCCACTGGGGTTTGAAGAGCGAACTCTGGCAGATCTAAAAGCTATCTGGCCCCATCTTCTGGGGAAGGATGCAAAACCCCACGGTCTTCCCTGTACTGAAGTGCAAGTTCTTGAAGGGGGTCTTGAATTTGAAGCTGATCTTTTCATCGGATTGCAGCTTAATTTTTTCTTAAAGACAGCCAACAGAGTTTTATTGCGGATGGCATCTTTCAAGGCCCGGGATCTGCCGAAATTCTATCAGAAATTCAAATCTCTTCCGTGGTTAGAATATCTGGCTTCAGCAAATGTAGAATGGGAAGTCGCTGCGAAAACCAGCCGCCTTAATAACGAAAAACGTCTGCAAGAAAGTGCTGAACAGGCCTTAACGGAAATCTTTGCGAATATAAAACCGTCTGCACAACCTTGTGGCAGCATCTTTATCAGAATGGAAGACGATGTCTGCACCATCAGCTTAGATACGACCGGCGAACATTTGCACAAGCGGGGGTGGACTGTTCTTAAGGGTGAAGCCCCTTTGCGGGAAACCATCGCTAGCTTTTTAATCAAAGAGCTGGTTGACGGGGATACGGATCTTTCAGAGGTCACATTGTTTGATCCAATGATGGGGGCTGGAACCTTTTTAACCGAGGCCCGTTCTTTAGCTGCGGGACAATTCGTAAGACCTTTTGCCTTTCAAAAATGGAAAAAAGCGCCGAAGCTTTTTTTATCGAATAGTTTTGCGTTCAATTATTCTTTGCCGCCAGCCAAAACTTTTAAAAAGTTCATTGGAAAAGACATCAATTCTGAAATGCTTGAAGTGGTAGAAAAAAATTTTCAGGAAGTTGAAAGGCAGATTTCCTTGGTGCAAAAGAAGGCGTTTTCTAAAGCTGATCTTGATGTGTCCCAAGGGGACTCTTTAATGGGGCCAAGTTTAGCAGCAGAAAACCTGTGGATGATTGTGAATCCTCCCTACGGAGAACGCCTTCCCACAGCCTCAGGAGAGGGGCTTAAGGGTCTTGCCCATGAGCTGTGCAGTCGCTATACCCCCCGCAGGATAGGCCTGCTTTATCCAGACAAAGAAAAGGTTCAGCCGGTGCCACAAGGCTACCGCCGCCTTAAAGAGATTAAAATCAACAATGGCGGCATTCGCTGTCTGTATACAGTTTTGACACGCCTTTAG
- a CDS encoding endonuclease/exonuclease/phosphatase family protein — MSKSLTLILSLSLLSGCAVSFKKDKWDLPPKAAEEVSVMSFNVENLFDTVHDKDRNDHTYLPLMVKRKTPEYQQACKENSDSSYRLGECLGTDWNELQLDSKLKNLTEVVLAVDGQGPDVLMLIEVENENVLNIWNKDYLKKANYQTVVLLEGPDKRGIDVGLMSRFPVVGKPVLHIIPWKPENEKDAKWMAQSRGILEVTLKLPNGDPMTFFTAHFPSQANPTYWRRQATEFLTKLIKDKGPNALVMAGGDLNISAEEEDREKFFANTFSQAGAVSHLVGCKECQGTHNYRKSWSFLDAHIYSKALLEKGAGSYQMLPNTIDVIRYSEVHLKKGKYPKRWDYEKMDGVADHFPLYVRLKQRSSAKNPVTEEPVKTEQKEVKAKKKK; from the coding sequence ATGTCTAAAAGTTTGACGCTGATTCTTTCACTTTCTTTGCTATCAGGCTGCGCTGTTAGCTTTAAAAAAGACAAATGGGACCTGCCACCTAAGGCCGCAGAAGAAGTTTCTGTGATGTCTTTTAACGTCGAAAACCTTTTCGATACAGTTCACGATAAAGACCGCAACGATCACACCTATTTGCCTTTAATGGTGAAAAGAAAAACTCCTGAATACCAACAAGCCTGTAAAGAAAATAGCGATAGTTCTTACCGACTGGGCGAATGCTTAGGCACTGATTGGAACGAACTTCAATTGGACAGCAAACTAAAAAATCTGACAGAAGTAGTTCTGGCTGTAGATGGCCAAGGACCTGATGTTCTAATGCTCATTGAAGTTGAAAATGAAAACGTCCTTAACATTTGGAATAAAGACTACTTAAAAAAAGCAAACTATCAAACGGTGGTGTTGCTTGAAGGCCCTGACAAACGCGGTATCGACGTAGGTTTGATGTCACGTTTCCCTGTGGTTGGTAAGCCTGTATTGCACATCATTCCATGGAAGCCAGAAAACGAAAAGGATGCTAAGTGGATGGCGCAATCCCGCGGCATCTTAGAAGTCACTTTGAAATTGCCTAACGGCGACCCAATGACATTCTTCACAGCTCACTTCCCATCCCAGGCAAATCCCACTTACTGGAGACGCCAAGCCACTGAGTTTTTAACAAAACTTATCAAAGACAAGGGACCGAATGCTTTAGTCATGGCTGGTGGGGACCTGAATATTTCTGCAGAAGAAGAAGATCGAGAAAAGTTCTTTGCCAACACTTTCAGCCAAGCCGGCGCTGTATCCCACTTAGTGGGCTGCAAAGAGTGCCAAGGAACCCATAACTATCGCAAGTCATGGTCTTTCCTTGATGCCCACATATACAGTAAGGCGTTGCTAGAAAAGGGCGCTGGAAGTTACCAAATGCTTCCAAATACCATCGATGTGATTCGCTATAGCGAAGTTCACCTTAAAAAAGGCAAATATCCTAAACGTTGGGATTACGAAAAAATGGATGGCGTTGCAGATCACTTCCCGCTTTACGTAAGATTAAAACAAAGAAGCTCAGCTAAAAATCCGGTAACGGAAGAACCTGTAAAAACAGAGCAAAAAGAAGTCAAAGCGAAGAAAAAGAAATAA
- a CDS encoding RluA family pseudouridine synthase — protein MHSARGFEYGVRHIISPKSGALIDVLLGILETDEAQLHFLLHMGSIYHNHLRVLSNIEISEGDYVRVHTKPRRFLPDDGLWKERILFENPHFVVVKKVSGLPVHGSVDNLQENLQSYLTKSLQCDVLVTHRLDVPTRGLILYAKTSEFQKAFNKLLIQREMTKVYRAKVEGQRLSPGILTHFMEPSPRAPKVVSREAKEQWQECILEILEARILGNNQSELKIRLHTGRTHQIRAQLSSEGHPILGDHAYGARKLWEEDRIELEACELGFTNPLTGEKHYFKI, from the coding sequence ATGCATAGCGCTAGAGGATTTGAATACGGAGTGCGACACATTATTAGCCCCAAGTCGGGTGCGCTAATTGATGTTTTATTAGGCATTCTTGAAACAGATGAAGCGCAACTGCACTTTTTGTTGCACATGGGTTCCATATATCACAATCATTTAAGAGTCCTATCTAACATTGAAATTAGCGAAGGTGATTATGTGCGAGTTCACACGAAGCCTCGCCGATTCCTGCCGGATGATGGTTTGTGGAAAGAACGAATTCTTTTCGAAAACCCGCACTTCGTTGTAGTTAAAAAAGTATCGGGCCTTCCCGTTCATGGCAGCGTTGATAACTTGCAGGAAAATTTGCAGAGTTATTTAACCAAGTCACTTCAGTGCGATGTATTAGTGACTCACCGTTTGGATGTTCCCACTCGTGGTTTGATTCTCTATGCAAAGACCTCTGAATTTCAAAAGGCCTTCAATAAACTTTTAATTCAAAGAGAGATGACAAAGGTGTATCGCGCGAAGGTCGAAGGGCAAAGACTTTCACCAGGAATTCTGACGCATTTTATGGAGCCTTCACCACGCGCTCCGAAAGTTGTTTCCCGCGAAGCTAAAGAGCAATGGCAAGAGTGCATTCTGGAAATCCTTGAAGCTCGTATTTTAGGAAATAATCAAAGTGAATTAAAAATTCGCCTGCACACAGGGCGCACCCATCAAATCCGCGCGCAACTGTCGTCGGAAGGCCATCCAATTTTAGGCGATCATGCTTATGGCGCTAGGAAATTGTGGGAAGAAGATCGAATCGAACTTGAAGCCTGCGAGCTTGGTTTTACCAATCCGCTCACAGGCGAAAAACACTATTTCAAGATTTAG
- a CDS encoding DedA family protein, with product MDFASEPIFVWMSQFAYQPGTVYAALIGMMMLSAVGFPLPEEVTLISVGILAFMGANPEHFPPPYPGAPVVNVHTASIIAFTAVVTSDFIIYLLGRVFGRKLLYHPRVHKFFPEDMMKRVEEWTHKYGAYACGIFRFTPGLRFPGHLACGMLHYPAWKFLVIDGIAALISVPTQIYLLAHYGEPILKYLRQFKMVVLAIIGLVLLYMLIKWLRNRFLKAKLTH from the coding sequence TTGGACTTTGCAAGTGAGCCTATCTTTGTATGGATGTCACAGTTCGCGTATCAGCCGGGAACTGTTTATGCTGCATTGATTGGTATGATGATGTTATCTGCAGTCGGCTTTCCACTTCCAGAAGAGGTGACGCTGATTAGTGTAGGTATTCTCGCATTCATGGGTGCAAATCCAGAACACTTTCCTCCGCCGTATCCAGGGGCTCCTGTCGTTAACGTTCATACTGCTTCCATTATTGCCTTTACCGCCGTCGTAACTAGTGACTTTATCATCTATCTTTTAGGGCGGGTGTTTGGGCGAAAGCTTCTATATCATCCGCGGGTTCACAAGTTTTTCCCTGAAGATATGATGAAACGTGTGGAAGAGTGGACTCATAAATACGGAGCTTATGCTTGCGGTATTTTTCGATTCACTCCGGGCTTACGTTTTCCAGGTCACTTGGCGTGCGGAATGCTTCATTACCCAGCGTGGAAATTTTTAGTGATCGACGGTATTGCAGCCTTAATCAGTGTGCCGACACAGATTTATCTTTTGGCTCATTACGGAGAGCCTATCTTAAAATACCTAAGACAGTTTAAAATGGTCGTGCTTGCGATCATCGGCTTGGTCTTGTTGTATATGCTGATTAAGTGGTTACGAAACCGCTTCCTTAAAGCAAAGCTAACTCATTAA
- a CDS encoding TatD family hydrolase yields MVGFGFWTDAHGHLADARWDGKQDEIINDARARGIHFFMQGGVGPEDWQRQRALHARHPLHIGMCFGLHPYWVVDHGEEECEEALNLLAMELVDAQGIGEMGLDFRPHIMKDSRERQLDVFEQQIELAHVSHKPMVLHLVQAHEESLKMMDLFGIPKQKGMVHSFNGSWGKAQDFLKRGLFLSVGGPVCRPDNEKLKQAIREMPLEMLLIESDSPDQPPPAFKGQLNPPDSIWEVARTIGELKSLDPLEILDITTENFRRLFPVASNGGRTEASWDA; encoded by the coding sequence ATGGTTGGATTTGGCTTTTGGACAGACGCTCATGGACACCTTGCTGACGCCCGCTGGGACGGTAAGCAGGATGAAATTATCAACGATGCCCGGGCTCGCGGTATCCACTTTTTCATGCAAGGCGGGGTTGGCCCCGAAGACTGGCAACGACAGCGCGCCCTTCACGCTCGCCATCCTTTGCATATTGGAATGTGCTTTGGCCTTCACCCTTACTGGGTTGTCGATCACGGCGAAGAAGAATGCGAAGAGGCTTTAAATCTTTTAGCGATGGAACTGGTTGACGCCCAAGGCATCGGGGAAATGGGTTTGGATTTCCGCCCTCATATCATGAAGGATTCTAGGGAAAGACAATTAGACGTTTTTGAACAGCAGATCGAACTTGCCCATGTATCGCATAAACCGATGGTCCTTCACTTAGTTCAGGCCCATGAAGAAAGCCTTAAGATGATGGACCTGTTTGGCATTCCGAAGCAAAAAGGCATGGTACACTCCTTCAATGGCAGCTGGGGAAAAGCGCAGGATTTTCTAAAAAGAGGTCTTTTTCTTTCCGTCGGCGGGCCGGTGTGTCGTCCTGACAATGAAAAGCTGAAACAAGCCATTCGCGAAATGCCGCTAGAGATGCTTTTAATTGAAAGTGACAGCCCCGATCAGCCGCCACCAGCATTTAAAGGCCAATTAAACCCCCCAGATAGCATCTGGGAGGTGGCAAGAACTATAGGGGAATTAAAATCACTTGATCCCTTGGAAATTTTAGATATCACTACTGAGAATTTTAGAAGGTTGTTCCCTGTAGCGTCGAACGGCGGCAGAACCGAAGCGTCCTGGGACGCGTAA